In the genome of Vicia villosa cultivar HV-30 ecotype Madison, WI linkage group LG7, Vvil1.0, whole genome shotgun sequence, one region contains:
- the LOC131616759 gene encoding peptidyl-prolyl cis-trans isomerase CYP22: protein MAASLGGNSVEWHVRPPNPKNPIVFFDVTIGNIPAGRIKMELFADIVPKTAENFRQFCTGEYRKAGLPIGYKGCQFHRVIKDFMIQAGDYVKGDGSGCASIYGLKFDDENFIAKHTGPGLLSMANSGPNTNGCQFFLTCAKCDWLDNKHVVFGRVLGDGLLVVRKIENVATGPNNRPKLACVIAECGEM, encoded by the exons atggcAGCTTCACTAGGAGGCAATAGCGTAGAGTGGCACGTTCGTCCTCCAAACCCTAAAAACCCAATCGTCTTCTTCGATGTCACCATCGGCAACATACCTGCCGGTAGAATCAAAATGGAACTCTTCGCTGATATTGTCCCCAAAACCGCCGAGAATTTCAG ACAGTTCTGCACGGGGGAGTACAG GAAAGCGGGACTTCCTATTGGCTACAAGGGTTGTCAATTTCATAGAGTGATTAAGGATTTTATGATTCAGGCTGGTGATTATGTAAAG GGTGATGGTAGTGGATGTGCTTCCATCTATGGACTCAAGTTTGATGACGAGAATTTCATCGCCAAACACACTGGACCTGGCCTTCTATCAATG GCAAATAGCGGACCAAATACCAATGGTTGCCAG TTCTTTTTAACTTGTGCAAAATGCGACTGGCTTGACAACAAGCATGTTGTTTTTGGG AGAGTGCTTGGAGATGGTCTTTTGGTTGTGaggaagattgagaatgttgcaACTGGACCCAATAACCGGCCAAAATTAGCTTGTGTCATTGCTGAATGTGGtgaaatgtaa